Proteins found in one Roseovarius pelagicus genomic segment:
- a CDS encoding ABC transporter ATP-binding protein — protein MADRTPRLEIKNLVRRYDGRVVVDDVSLKVYPGQVTCLLGPSGCGKSTTLRMIAGVEMQDSGEIWVDGKLVCDTVTRVPPERRNIGLMFQDFALFPHLSVFENVGFGLGGDRAKRAARIREMLVRVGLARFETSLPHELSGGEQQRVALARALAPRPRIMLMDEPFSGLDNRLRDGIRDETLDILREEDAAVLLVTHEPDEAMRMADEIALMRAGQIVQQGAPYNIYNAPVDRDSVSFFSDINVIRGVVQGALTDTPFGQFLTPGVPDGQAVDIVIRPQHIKIDFDRQGRGPNPTPGDGTPALGVVQRARFMGSESLVEFKMAHDGSILRATVPNVFLPSEGQNLWLMIRRDRCFVFPARQGTSTA, from the coding sequence TTGGCAGACCGGACCCCACGATTGGAGATCAAGAACCTCGTCCGCCGTTATGACGGGCGCGTGGTGGTCGATGATGTGTCGCTCAAGGTGTATCCGGGGCAGGTGACTTGTCTTCTGGGTCCCTCGGGTTGCGGCAAGTCCACCACGCTGCGAATGATCGCAGGTGTCGAGATGCAAGATTCGGGCGAGATTTGGGTTGATGGCAAGCTGGTGTGCGACACTGTTACCCGTGTGCCGCCCGAACGCCGCAATATTGGCCTGATGTTTCAGGATTTTGCACTCTTTCCGCATTTGTCGGTGTTTGAAAACGTCGGTTTCGGCCTCGGTGGTGACCGGGCCAAGCGCGCCGCACGCATCCGAGAGATGTTGGTCCGAGTCGGCCTTGCCCGGTTCGAGACATCACTGCCGCACGAGTTGTCAGGAGGAGAGCAACAACGAGTGGCACTTGCGCGTGCGCTGGCACCGCGCCCACGTATTATGCTGATGGACGAGCCGTTCTCGGGTCTAGACAACCGCCTGCGTGATGGTATTCGTGACGAAACGCTGGATATCCTGCGTGAAGAGGACGCGGCCGTTCTGCTGGTTACGCACGAGCCGGACGAGGCGATGCGGATGGCTGATGAAATTGCATTGATGCGCGCGGGTCAGATTGTGCAACAGGGTGCGCCTTATAATATATATAATGCGCCAGTAGATCGTGACTCTGTATCATTCTTTAGTGATATCAACGTGATACGTGGCGTCGTTCAGGGGGCGTTGACCGACACGCCCTTTGGTCAGTTTCTTACGCCTGGCGTCCCGGACGGACAGGCCGTTGATATCGTGATCCGACCGCAACATATTAAAATTGACTTTGATCGGCAGGGGCGCGGACCGAACCCGACGCCCGGCGATGGCACTCCTGCGCTTGGCGTGGTTCAGCGTGCGCGCTTCATGGGTTCCGAGAGCCTCGTTGAATTCAAGATGGCGCATGACGGGTCGATCCTGCGCGCAACTGTGCCCAATGTATTTTTGCCATCCGAAGGGCAGAATTTGTGGCTGATGATCCGGCGTGATCGGTGCTTTGTGTTCCCCGCTCGACAGGGTACCAGTACGGCTTGA
- a CDS encoding twin-arginine translocase TatA/TatE family subunit, which translates to MLNNIGLPGILLIAVVVLVLFGRGKISSLMGEVGKGITSFKKGINDGNKELEDAANESGDDAKDVTPETEKDKV; encoded by the coding sequence ATGCTGAACAATATTGGCCTTCCGGGCATCCTGCTCATAGCTGTTGTCGTGCTGGTCCTTTTCGGACGCGGCAAGATTTCATCGCTTATGGGCGAAGTGGGCAAGGGGATCACCTCGTTCAAGAAGGGCATCAACGACGGCAACAAAGAGCTGGAAGATGCCGCGAATGAATCCGGTGATGATGCCAAGGACGTGACGCCCGAAACCGAAAAAGACAAGGTCTGA
- the tatB gene encoding Sec-independent protein translocase protein TatB, whose amino-acid sequence MFDLGWTELLVIGIVALIVVGPKDLPGMFRTVGKFVGKAKGMAREFSKAMNDAADEAGVKDVSDTLRKATNPVSSAMSEVRKTTESFTQATRDAGKPKLSAERQEAADKIREKTAAKATERKAAEAAAAEKEAKATKAKPTKTATAKQPKATSTATKKPAARKSPAKTSAKSTAAKPAAKKPAAQKTATKPATKKAAKDKA is encoded by the coding sequence ATGTTCGACCTTGGGTGGACAGAGCTGCTGGTGATTGGCATCGTGGCGTTGATCGTCGTGGGGCCCAAAGATCTGCCGGGAATGTTCCGCACAGTTGGCAAGTTCGTCGGCAAGGCCAAGGGCATGGCGCGCGAGTTTTCCAAGGCGATGAACGACGCAGCGGACGAAGCGGGCGTCAAGGACGTCAGCGATACTCTGCGCAAGGCCACGAACCCGGTCAGTTCTGCCATGTCCGAGGTACGCAAGACCACGGAAAGCTTTACGCAGGCGACCCGGGACGCGGGCAAGCCCAAGCTGAGTGCAGAACGGCAGGAAGCGGCAGATAAAATTCGCGAAAAGACTGCGGCGAAAGCCACCGAACGCAAGGCAGCAGAGGCTGCGGCTGCCGAGAAGGAAGCCAAAGCCACCAAGGCGAAACCGACCAAGACGGCCACCGCGAAGCAGCCCAAAGCCACGTCCACAGCGACCAAGAAGCCAGCGGCGCGCAAATCGCCTGCTAAGACGTCTGCGAAGTCGACCGCAGCCAAACCCGCGGCCAAAAAACCTGCTGCGCAAAAGACCGCTACCAAGCCCGCGACGAAAAAAGCGGCTAAGGACAAGGCATGA
- the tatC gene encoding twin-arginine translocase subunit TatC, with amino-acid sequence MSNVDEIEDSSAPLIEHLAELRTRLIRSVVAFLIGMIICFTVATPIFNFLTAPLCSVLADRGQDCDLIFISPQEGFFVAIKVSLLGGFILGFPYIANQMWRFVAPGLYKTEKGAFLPFLIASPFMFILGASFAFYVVTPLAYDFFLGFQQFGSGGEAIEGVQGPAPLSVVFQGSAQEYLNLTIKFIVAFGLCFQLPVLLTLMGKAGLVGAEGLKAVRKYAVVGILVLAALVTPPDVITQVILFVVVYGLYEISIFLVRRVEQKREAKLRAEGLWFDDDDDIEMPDDETHPEDVSDETDQDPRP; translated from the coding sequence ATGAGCAACGTCGACGAAATCGAAGACAGCAGCGCACCGCTGATCGAGCATCTGGCGGAACTGCGCACAAGGCTGATCCGGTCCGTAGTTGCGTTTCTCATCGGCATGATCATCTGCTTTACCGTAGCGACACCGATCTTTAACTTCCTGACGGCACCGCTCTGTTCGGTGCTGGCCGATCGGGGGCAAGACTGCGACCTGATCTTTATTTCGCCTCAGGAAGGCTTCTTTGTTGCGATCAAGGTATCGCTCTTGGGCGGTTTCATCCTTGGTTTTCCCTACATTGCCAACCAGATGTGGCGCTTTGTGGCTCCGGGTTTGTACAAGACAGAGAAGGGCGCATTTCTACCCTTCCTCATCGCGTCACCCTTCATGTTCATACTTGGCGCCAGCTTTGCGTTCTACGTGGTAACGCCGCTGGCCTATGACTTCTTTCTGGGGTTCCAGCAGTTCGGCTCTGGTGGCGAGGCCATCGAGGGCGTACAGGGACCTGCGCCGCTTAGTGTCGTGTTTCAGGGATCTGCCCAAGAGTATCTCAACCTGACGATTAAGTTCATCGTCGCTTTTGGTTTGTGTTTCCAACTGCCCGTGTTGCTGACGCTGATGGGCAAGGCCGGTCTGGTCGGTGCCGAAGGACTAAAGGCTGTGCGTAAATACGCAGTGGTCGGCATTCTGGTGCTGGCCGCGCTGGTCACGCCACCGGATGTCATCACCCAAGTGATCCTCTTTGTGGTGGTTTACGGTCTCTATGAGATTTCGATCTTCCTCGTCCGGCGCGTAGAGCAAAAGCGCGAGGCCAAGCTGCGCGCAGAGGGCCTGTGGTTTGATGACGACGATGATATCGAAATGCCCGACGATGAGACGCATCCAGAGGATGTTTCGGACGAGACCGATCAGGACCCACGCCCATGA
- a CDS encoding ATP-binding protein — protein sequence MSDPLERIAAALERVSPPPFDAPDFADADAFVWHVAPDRLEPVPHVSRVDMGLLLGVDRSRDTLLENTRQFARGLPANNALLWGARGMGKSSLVKAVHAAVVAEGAPLKIVELQREDLTSVTRLLALLRSSDARFVLFCDDLSFSHDDQHYKSLKAVLDGGIEGRPENVVFYATSNRRHLMPRDMIENERSSAISPSEATEEKVSLSDRFGLWLGFHPCGQDEYLAMIRGYCDAYGIYIDDEALRAEAIEWQATRGARSGRVAWQYVTDLAGRRGIAIPT from the coding sequence ATGAGTGATCCGCTAGAACGGATCGCCGCGGCGCTGGAACGGGTCAGCCCACCGCCGTTTGACGCGCCGGATTTCGCTGATGCAGATGCCTTTGTCTGGCACGTAGCACCTGACCGGCTGGAGCCGGTGCCGCATGTTTCGCGGGTCGACATGGGCCTGCTGCTGGGGGTGGATCGCTCGCGCGACACGCTGCTTGAAAACACCCGCCAGTTTGCGCGCGGGCTGCCTGCGAATAACGCGCTTCTCTGGGGCGCGCGGGGCATGGGGAAATCCAGCCTTGTCAAAGCGGTACATGCGGCTGTTGTCGCAGAGGGCGCACCCCTCAAAATCGTGGAACTGCAACGCGAAGACCTGACCAGCGTCACGCGTCTTCTGGCGCTGCTGCGCTCCAGTGATGCGCGATTTGTACTCTTTTGCGACGATCTCAGCTTTAGCCATGATGACCAACATTACAAATCGCTTAAGGCGGTATTGGATGGCGGAATCGAAGGGCGACCTGAGAATGTGGTGTTCTATGCCACGTCAAACCGCCGCCACCTTATGCCGCGCGACATGATTGAAAATGAACGTTCCAGCGCGATCAGTCCTAGCGAAGCAACCGAAGAAAAAGTGTCGCTTAGCGACCGCTTCGGTCTTTGGCTCGGCTTTCATCCTTGCGGGCAGGACGAATATCTGGCGATGATCCGGGGCTATTGTGATGCTTATGGCATCTACATTGACGATGAAGCCTTGCGCGCCGAAGCGATCGAGTGGCAAGCGACCCGAGGCGCGCGTTCGGGGCGAGTTGCGTGGCAATATGTCACCGACTTGGCCGGGCGACGCGGCATAGCGATTCCAACCTGA
- a CDS encoding peptidoglycan DD-metalloendopeptidase family protein — MSFSKRPAMLLAGTAALVLGACDGPLDFDMRGGIGNGLDTAEAARTATANRPEPDSRGIISYPGYQVAIARRGDTLATLAARIGIDAAELGRFNGISPDDNLRRGEVVALPRRVAEPAGGPIQPGGVDIATIAGGAIDKADKNKVETSTLEPAPQTGAEPVRHKVARGETAYTIARLYNVSIRSLADWNGLGSDFGVREGQYLLIPVALPGEVGKPFDATEVPQTEPPGVGSPTPEPPSAEKPLPEDDTTPVTNISTPKTKPGDAPDLGATQTKKSKARMSYPVRGDIVRAYSKGKNEGIDIAATPGTAVKSAAKGTIAHIGAETSGTSIIVIRHDNNLMTVYSNVESVTVETGDKVSRGDTLAKAGSSGSGAVHFEVRDGFESLDPVPYLTE; from the coding sequence ATGAGTTTTTCCAAACGCCCCGCCATGCTCTTGGCCGGCACCGCAGCGCTGGTTCTGGGTGCCTGTGATGGTCCGCTCGACTTTGATATGCGCGGGGGGATCGGCAATGGGCTGGATACCGCCGAAGCGGCCCGCACCGCGACCGCCAATCGGCCGGAACCGGATAGCCGTGGAATCATCTCTTATCCGGGGTATCAGGTCGCAATCGCGCGGCGTGGTGATACCTTAGCCACCCTCGCGGCCCGAATCGGCATTGATGCCGCCGAACTGGGCCGGTTCAACGGGATTTCACCCGATGACAACCTCCGTCGCGGCGAAGTGGTTGCCCTGCCCCGTCGTGTTGCCGAACCGGCAGGCGGTCCGATCCAACCCGGTGGTGTGGATATAGCGACCATCGCTGGTGGTGCCATAGACAAGGCCGACAAGAACAAAGTCGAGACCAGCACGCTGGAACCTGCCCCGCAGACCGGCGCAGAACCGGTTCGCCACAAGGTGGCACGCGGTGAGACCGCCTATACCATTGCGCGGCTCTATAATGTCTCGATCCGCAGCCTCGCGGACTGGAACGGGCTGGGCTCTGACTTTGGTGTACGTGAGGGACAATATCTGTTGATCCCTGTCGCCTTGCCCGGCGAAGTCGGCAAGCCATTTGACGCGACTGAGGTGCCTCAGACCGAGCCGCCGGGGGTCGGATCGCCGACGCCAGAGCCGCCAAGTGCCGAAAAGCCGCTGCCAGAGGATGACACGACCCCGGTCACCAACATCTCAACCCCAAAGACAAAGCCGGGTGATGCGCCCGACCTTGGTGCGACCCAAACCAAGAAGAGCAAAGCCCGTATGAGCTATCCCGTGCGCGGCGACATCGTGCGCGCCTACTCCAAAGGCAAGAACGAAGGTATCGACATCGCGGCCACCCCCGGCACAGCCGTCAAATCGGCAGCCAAGGGGACGATCGCGCACATTGGCGCAGAAACAAGCGGGACATCTATCATCGTGATCCGCCACGATAACAATCTGATGACCGTTTATTCGAATGTCGAAAGTGTCACGGTCGAGACCGGAGATAAGGTGAGCCGTGGTGATACACTAGCAAAGGCAGGCAGCTCAGGCTCTGGCGCAGTCCATTTCGAAGTGCGCGATGGGTTCGAAAGCCTGGACCCGGTACCATATCTGACTGAGTAA
- a CDS encoding protein-L-isoaspartate(D-aspartate) O-methyltransferase — translation MTGPDQIAERKMQFLFALRSKGVTDARVLGAMEKIDRGPFIRGYFADRAYEDMPLPIACGQTISQPSVVALMTQALKLSPRDKVLEVGTGSGYQAAILSQLARRVYTVDRHKRLVREASEIFRALDLTNITALTADGSFGLPDQAPFDRIIVTAAAEDPPGPLLAQLKIGGIMVVPVGQSDAVQSLIRVTRSADGFDYDELRPVRFVPLVEGLGRDTA, via the coding sequence ATGACCGGCCCCGACCAGATCGCCGAACGCAAAATGCAGTTCCTCTTCGCGCTGCGCTCCAAGGGGGTGACGGACGCGCGCGTGTTGGGCGCGATGGAAAAGATCGACCGCGGGCCATTTATTCGCGGCTATTTCGCCGACCGCGCCTATGAGGACATGCCGCTGCCCATTGCCTGTGGGCAGACAATCAGCCAACCATCGGTCGTGGCCTTGATGACCCAAGCGTTGAAACTCAGTCCTCGTGACAAGGTTCTGGAGGTCGGCACTGGTTCTGGCTATCAGGCGGCAATCCTTAGCCAGTTAGCGCGACGGGTCTATACTGTGGACCGGCACAAACGTCTGGTGCGCGAAGCCAGCGAAATTTTTCGCGCGCTGGATTTGACCAACATCACCGCCCTCACGGCTGACGGCAGCTTTGGTTTACCCGATCAGGCGCCGTTTGATCGTATCATCGTGACCGCCGCCGCCGAGGATCCCCCCGGACCACTCTTGGCGCAACTCAAAATCGGGGGTATCATGGTCGTGCCGGTTGGACAGTCCGACGCCGTGCAAAGCCTGATCCGAGTGACGCGTAGCGCGGACGGCTTTGACTATGACGAGCTGCGACCGGTGCGATTTGTGCCGCTGGTCGAGGGTTTAGGCCGCGATACGGCCTAA
- the surE gene encoding 5'/3'-nucleotidase SurE: protein MRILITNDDGINAPGLEVMQEIASGLAGPSGEVWTVAPAFEQSGVGHCISYTQPMMVSQMATRRYAVQGSPADCVLAGLHDIMKDKRPDLVLSGVNRGNNSAENAVYSGTLGAAMEAALQGVPAIALSQYYGPDNRDLDDQFDASRQHGLTTVQRLLEKGVWTQDDYGIFYNVNFPPVPGDAVKGLRATRQGFRRDMGFGVQPHTSPSGRRFLWITGAPQSQPTSEGSDADMNLKGYISVTPMRADLTAHDILEPLKAIE, encoded by the coding sequence TTGCGCATTCTCATCACCAATGACGACGGTATCAACGCACCGGGCCTAGAGGTCATGCAAGAGATTGCTTCGGGGCTTGCGGGTCCGAGCGGCGAGGTGTGGACTGTCGCCCCTGCATTCGAGCAGTCAGGCGTCGGGCACTGCATCTCCTACACGCAGCCGATGATGGTCAGTCAGATGGCTACACGACGCTACGCGGTACAAGGCAGCCCCGCCGATTGTGTTCTGGCCGGCCTGCATGACATCATGAAGGATAAACGTCCCGATCTGGTGTTGTCGGGCGTCAACCGCGGAAACAACTCGGCCGAGAACGCGGTGTATTCGGGTACTCTGGGCGCCGCAATGGAGGCTGCCCTGCAAGGCGTGCCCGCAATCGCGCTCAGCCAGTATTACGGCCCCGACAACCGCGATTTGGACGATCAGTTTGATGCCTCCCGTCAGCATGGTCTGACGACGGTTCAACGTTTGTTGGAAAAGGGTGTCTGGACACAAGACGACTATGGTATCTTCTACAATGTAAACTTCCCCCCCGTGCCCGGCGACGCCGTCAAAGGCCTGCGCGCCACGCGGCAGGGGTTCCGTCGCGACATGGGCTTTGGCGTGCAGCCGCATACGTCACCTTCGGGGCGTCGGTTCTTGTGGATCACCGGCGCACCACAGAGCCAGCCAACGTCAGAAGGGTCCGACGCTGACATGAACCTCAAAGGCTACATTTCGGTCACGCCGATGCGGGCCGATCTGACGGCCCATGATATCCTGGAGCCGCTGAAGGCCATCGAATGA
- a CDS encoding SDR family NAD(P)-dependent oxidoreductase yields the protein MTKDTTTPVALITGASRGLGAALAEELAAQYHIVAVARTTGALEELDDRIQAAGHSATLAPMDITNPDAMRQLCRSIHDRWGSIALWVHTAVHAAPLTLTAHLDARDWDKSVACNVTATGQLIPFIAPLLGDSGQAMFFEDVKAGDTFYGAYGATKAAQIALARSWQSETSRTGPRVHIVNPAPMPTATRARFHPGETRDDLTDPRAEARRLLELLE from the coding sequence ATGACCAAAGACACCACCACCCCCGTCGCACTGATCACCGGCGCCTCGCGCGGCCTCGGTGCGGCACTGGCCGAAGAACTGGCAGCGCAGTATCACATCGTTGCCGTGGCCCGTACCACCGGCGCGCTGGAAGAGCTTGATGACCGCATTCAGGCTGCCGGGCATAGTGCGACACTGGCCCCGATGGACATCACCAATCCCGATGCAATGCGTCAGCTGTGCCGTTCGATTCATGATCGCTGGGGCAGTATCGCACTATGGGTTCATACGGCGGTTCACGCCGCACCGCTTACGCTGACGGCGCATCTAGATGCGCGCGACTGGGATAAATCCGTGGCATGCAACGTTACAGCCACAGGACAACTGATTCCGTTCATTGCACCCTTGCTGGGCGACAGCGGCCAAGCGATGTTTTTCGAGGACGTTAAGGCAGGCGATACGTTTTACGGCGCCTATGGTGCAACCAAGGCCGCGCAAATCGCTTTGGCGCGGTCGTGGCAGTCCGAGACATCGCGCACCGGACCACGCGTGCATATCGTCAACCCAGCACCGATGCCGACAGCCACACGCGCCCGGTTCCATCCCGGCGAAACCCGTGATGATCTGACCGACCCACGTGCCGAAGCCCGCCGCCTGCTAGAGCTTCTCGAGTGA
- a CDS encoding pilus assembly protein PilP: MTDFSDTTTPSQVVKTAATQEVQIPSGTVLIGTVTAKNRAYALVKSSTGKIVQVKPGDQIGKQTVAAIEQGQMILMHNGRTERMLIPGG; this comes from the coding sequence GTGACAGACTTCAGCGATACCACGACACCGTCGCAGGTGGTCAAGACCGCGGCGACTCAAGAGGTCCAGATACCATCAGGCACCGTTCTGATCGGGACCGTCACCGCCAAGAATCGCGCCTATGCACTGGTGAAATCCAGCACGGGTAAAATCGTGCAGGTCAAACCCGGCGATCAGATCGGCAAGCAAACTGTGGCTGCCATCGAGCAGGGCCAGATGATCCTGATGCATAATGGGCGCACTGAACGCATGCTCATTCCGGGCGGCTGA
- the purF gene encoding amidophosphoribosyltransferase: MPPAHPFDSSYLRDAADEDKLKEECGVFGVIGVTDAANFVALGLHALQHRGQEAGGIVCHHPEHGFNSARRFGYVRDNFTKQSLMETLPGPLAIGHVRYSTSGGKAPVIRDVQPFFGEFAMGGAAIAHNGNITNADALRKELIERGSIFQSNSDSECIIHLMARSLQRTIPERMEDALRRVEGAFSVVAMTRTKLIGVRDPLGVRPLVLGQVADGWVLSSETCALDIIGAKYVREVAPGEMVVINGNGVESHFPFRPQKPRFCIFEHVYFSRPDSIIGQRSVYETRRQIGIELAREAPVEADIVCPVPDSGTPAAIGFSHESGIPYAMGIIRNQYMGRTFIEPTEQIRNMGVRLKLNVNRALIKDKRVILVDDSVVRGTTSRKIKEMILDAGAKEVHFRIASPPTAWPCFYGVDTPKREKLLAATMSEDEMRDHLQVDSLRFISLDGLYRAVGEASGRDASCPQYCDACFSGEYPVKPSDQIEKGFELKAAE; the protein is encoded by the coding sequence ATGCCCCCTGCCCACCCGTTCGATTCCTCGTATCTGCGCGACGCCGCCGACGAGGATAAGCTAAAAGAAGAGTGCGGCGTTTTCGGCGTGATCGGCGTAACGGATGCGGCCAATTTCGTTGCACTCGGCCTGCACGCCCTGCAACACCGCGGCCAAGAGGCAGGCGGAATCGTCTGCCACCATCCCGAACACGGGTTCAACAGCGCCCGGCGATTCGGCTATGTCCGCGATAACTTTACCAAGCAAAGCCTGATGGAAACGCTGCCCGGCCCGCTGGCCATCGGGCATGTGCGATACTCCACGTCTGGCGGCAAGGCCCCGGTTATTCGCGATGTGCAGCCCTTCTTTGGCGAATTTGCCATGGGAGGTGCCGCAATTGCCCATAACGGTAACATCACCAATGCAGACGCGCTGCGCAAAGAGCTGATCGAACGCGGCAGCATTTTCCAGTCCAATTCCGACAGTGAATGTATCATCCATCTAATGGCCCGCTCACTGCAGCGTACCATCCCAGAGAGGATGGAAGATGCACTGCGCCGGGTTGAAGGTGCGTTTTCGGTGGTCGCGATGACCCGTACCAAGCTGATTGGAGTGCGTGATCCGCTGGGTGTGCGTCCGTTGGTACTGGGACAAGTGGCGGATGGCTGGGTTCTCAGCTCAGAAACCTGCGCGCTGGATATTATCGGCGCGAAATATGTACGCGAAGTGGCCCCCGGCGAGATGGTCGTGATCAACGGCAATGGTGTTGAGAGCCACTTTCCTTTCCGCCCGCAAAAACCACGGTTCTGCATTTTCGAACATGTCTACTTTAGCCGACCGGATTCGATCATCGGACAGCGCAGCGTCTATGAGACACGCCGCCAGATCGGGATTGAGCTGGCCCGCGAGGCCCCGGTGGAGGCCGATATTGTCTGCCCGGTTCCTGATAGCGGCACTCCTGCGGCCATCGGCTTTAGCCACGAATCCGGCATTCCCTATGCGATGGGTATCATCCGGAACCAGTATATGGGTCGGACCTTCATCGAACCGACAGAGCAGATCCGCAATATGGGGGTTCGGCTCAAGCTGAACGTCAACCGCGCCCTGATCAAGGACAAGCGCGTGATCCTCGTCGATGACAGCGTCGTGCGAGGTACCACAAGCCGCAAGATCAAGGAAATGATCCTCGATGCCGGTGCGAAAGAGGTACATTTCCGTATCGCGTCCCCGCCGACCGCCTGGCCCTGTTTCTATGGTGTGGACACGCCCAAGCGCGAAAAGCTGCTGGCCGCGACCATGTCAGAGGACGAAATGCGCGATCATTTGCAGGTGGATAGCCTGCGGTTTATTTCGCTTGATGGTCTGTACCGCGCTGTAGGAGAGGCATCGGGCCGCGATGCATCCTGTCCGCAGTATTGCGATGCGTGTTTTTCTGGCGAATACCCGGTGAAACCTTCCGACCAGATCGAAAAGGGTTTCGAGTTGAAGGCCGCCGAATAA
- a CDS encoding DMT family transporter codes for MTNTTLIALVLMAASGVALALQAPLNAMLGRGIGSPLAAATVSFGVGFLVLLLLTLIIGDGASLTRLGTVPIWLLIGGTLGALYVFSALWSVPVLGVLTVTTMLILGQMVAALLLDYFGAFGLAAQELTAKRLLAAALVAGGVVLSRI; via the coding sequence ATGACGAATACGACCCTCATCGCCTTGGTGTTGATGGCCGCTTCGGGTGTGGCGCTTGCGCTTCAGGCCCCTCTTAATGCAATGCTCGGGCGCGGGATCGGCAGCCCGTTGGCGGCCGCAACCGTGTCTTTCGGCGTTGGCTTTCTCGTGTTGCTACTGCTGACTCTGATCATTGGCGACGGGGCCAGTCTGACCCGATTGGGCACTGTGCCGATCTGGCTGTTGATCGGCGGCACATTGGGCGCGCTTTACGTTTTCTCCGCTTTATGGAGCGTGCCTGTCTTGGGTGTGCTGACTGTCACGACCATGTTGATATTGGGTCAGATGGTGGCGGCACTGCTCTTGGATTATTTCGGTGCATTCGGCTTAGCTGCACAAGAACTGACAGCCAAACGATTGCTGGCCGCAGCACTGGTGGCCGGTGGCGTGGTGCTGTCGCGGATCTGA
- a CDS encoding CvpA family protein produces MEGFTIIDGVVALVIVLSALLAYSRGFVREALAIAGWIVAGIVAFIFAPQVEPLVKEIPVVGDFIADSCELSMIGAFAIVFALALIVASLITPLFSSLVQRSALGGLDQGIGFLFGVARGVLLVAVAYFVYETVITSQNIQMIDDSRSARVFAHLTGRIEDGNPEQALGWITAQYEALVGACDAQ; encoded by the coding sequence ATGGAAGGTTTCACCATCATCGACGGCGTGGTTGCGCTGGTTATCGTGCTTTCGGCGCTGTTGGCCTATAGCCGCGGTTTCGTGCGCGAAGCACTGGCAATCGCCGGATGGATCGTGGCAGGCATCGTCGCCTTCATTTTCGCCCCTCAGGTCGAACCACTGGTCAAGGAAATTCCGGTTGTCGGTGACTTCATCGCAGACAGTTGCGAGCTGAGCATGATCGGTGCTTTTGCCATCGTTTTCGCTCTGGCTCTCATTGTGGCGTCGCTGATCACGCCGCTGTTTTCATCACTGGTCCAGCGGTCTGCGCTCGGAGGGCTTGATCAGGGGATCGGGTTTCTCTTTGGTGTGGCGCGCGGCGTTTTGCTCGTGGCTGTGGCCTATTTCGTCTATGAGACGGTGATTACCAGCCAGAATATCCAGATGATCGACGACAGCCGTTCGGCCCGCGTCTTCGCACATCTCACCGGGCGTATCGAAGATGGCAACCCGGAACAGGCGCTTGGCTGGATTACAGCCCAGTACGAGGCGTTGGTTGGCGCTTGCGACGCACAATAA